The DNA window AAATCAAAGGTGATATCCATAGAAGGAAGAAGTTGTAAAGCATCACCTATATAAAACTTGATTTTATCTGCAACAGGAGAGTTTTCTAACCATGGACGGGTAAAATCTTCTTGCTCATCATTGATTTCAAAAGTATGAAGCATTCCTCCTTCTTTCAAACCTTCTGCCAAACATATAGCAGAATATCCGCTATATGTTCCAATTTCCAATATTTGTTTAGGACGAATCATTTCAACAAACATTTTTAGCATTCTGCCCTGCAAATGACCTGAAGCCATTCTTGGTCGCAATAATTTTACATGAGTATCTCTGTATAGAGCGCGAAGATAATCTCCTTCGTCATCAATATGCTCAAGAATGTATTTTTCTAATGATTCGTCATAAGTATTCATCATTCAAGAAAACTTGGCAACAGATATTTATCTGCTTTCTTTAAAATAACTTCTACTTTATTAATTTCAAGGAATGTAGTACCGCCGCCTTCGCCGTGACTTCCACTAAGATAAGCAACCATATCATCGACATACACTCTTTTTTCATTCATCAGCAATTTCAATGCTTCAAAGAAGTAAGCCTGAGCATTAGCCTTCTCTTCCTGGAAGATAGGCAAAACCCCATAAGAAAGAGCAAGTCGGCGCATTGCTTTTTCATTGTAACATATAGCAATAACAGGATATTTTCCACGGAAAGCAGCCAAATTTCTAGCAGTTCTG is part of the uncultured Bacteroides sp. genome and encodes:
- a CDS encoding class I SAM-dependent methyltransferase; this encodes MNTYDESLEKYILEHIDDEGDYLRALYRDTHVKLLRPRMASGHLQGRMLKMFVEMIRPKQILEIGTYSGYSAICLAEGLKEGGMLHTFEINDEQEDFTRPWLENSPVADKIKFYIGDALQLLPSMDITFDLAFVDGDKRNYIEYYELVLSKLSNGGYIIADNTLWDGHVLEEPKSNDYQTIGIKNFNDYIALDKRVEKVILPLRDGLTIIRKK